CTCCATTAATAACGAGAAGATCAATCTTCTTTTCCTTAGGCGGGGAAAGCTTGACGCTTGTTGGAAACATTGCTCCACCAAGCCCAACGATGCCCGCATCCTTTATCCTTTGGACGATTTCTTCCGGTTCAAACTGATCGTAGGGTTTAGCAGGTTGGAGTAACTCCCATTCATCGTCACCGGATCTCTCAATAACTATCGCGTCGTCCGGCTTCGAAAGCGTTGGATGGAAATATTTCGCGATTTCCTTGACTTCGCCTGTCAGAGGAGAATGAAGATTCGCAGAAATAAAACCTCCGGACTCAGCTATCAGTTGACCGGTCTTGACCCTGTCACCAACATCAACAACAGGTTTGGCTGGAATACCGGCGTGGTTCGCAAGAAATACATAAACCCTTTCTGGAAGTGGAAGAACGCTCAGATGAGAATCCTGAGACAGTTCCTTTTTCTCCGGCGGGTGCACCCCTCCTCTGAAGGTAGGCAACCTCATTTAGTTATCACCTCTCAACCTTAATCAATAGATGTTTGCCTTTCTGGGATCCCGAATAACAAGAAAGTAACTACGACTTCAAACGAGTTCGTGAATTTGTCAAAACAAAAGGAGCGGATCGCTCCGCTCCTATTATATTACATTGTTTGAGTCTTAACGAAAATTAAAACTATTTCCTGGTGATTCTACCGCTGTCCTGATAACCTGTTATCGGGCTGATCTCTCCAACGAACTCAACCACTACATCGGCCAGCACGAATCCCGTGTCGTAACCAGAGAGTCCAGCAAGGGCCTCATAACCATCACCGCCGGAGGCAAGATAGTTATTTGTAGCTACCTTGTAAACCTTATTGTCATCAATGGGTGCTCCGTTCACAAGAATATCCTTGGCCTCACCATTCTCTATTACATAAGTTACTCCACTTACCTGAGGCATGGCGCCCTGACCAGCTTCACGAGTCGCAGTGAACTGAAGAACTTCCCTAAGAGATGTTCCAGGTACGTCTACAACGTACAGAGTGTTTCCAAATGGGAGTACTGTAAGAATGTCACGGTATGTGATTGGACCAGCCTCTATGGATGCTCTGATTCCTCCCGAGTTGCTTATCGCTATATTTGCTCCGGACTTCCAAACCATTGCATCGCAGATCAAGTAGCCGAGGTTTGTATCCTGAGCCCTGACTACCCCTCTGTCGCCCTCGAGTTTTATCGTCGTTTCTCCTACAACGATATTGAGAGCCTCCCCGCCGGCCTTCTTGAAGTAATCCAGAACAGTGGCTACGGCGAAATCAGGTTCGATCTCTTCGGCGATAACAGGGAGATTCCTGAAGGAAACGAAGATAACCGTACCATCAACGATTTCGAGTTCAAGCTTGCCGAGATTCTTTGCCCATTCTCCTGCAGATACTATTATTGTCTCGTTTATTATCTCAGGTCTTTCATAGAAAGTATGGCTGTGGCCGTCGACTATAACGTCAATTCCGTCAACTGCTTTTGCAAGCTCCCAGGAATTAGGGCCGACAAGAACGGGGTTGCTTCCCATGTGGGTGAGCGCAATTATTACGTCTGCCTGAGCTTCAAGCTCGGGAATGATCTCCTTTGCTACTTCTATTACGTCCTTCCACTCGTAATCCTTAGCGTAGAGGTACTCAAGAATCTCTGTTTCCTGAGCGGTGAAGCCGACGATGGCGACCTTTATTCCAGCGACTTCCTTGATTACGTATTCCTGGAAAGCGGGTTCTCCATCTTTATAGATGTTTGCGCTGAGGAACGGGAAGTTGGCAATTTCCATCTGTTTTGCGAGTACGGATGCATCGTTGTCAAATTCGTGGTTACCGATTGCCATTGCTTCAAGCTTCATAAGATTGAGAGCAACTATATCGGGAGCCGCATCCTGCAGATCTGATTCAGGAACACCTGTATTAATATCCCCGGCATGCAGGAATATGGTGTTGGGATTCTCTGCCCGCACCTGATTTATCAGTGTAGCTACAGCCGCGAGCCCACCGTACTCACCTTCAGGCCAGATGTGACCATGTGTGTCGTTGATATGAACAATCGTTAGTCTCTGGGCCATGACAAAAACTGCCATAACCAAGAGAAGGGTAATCAGAAGAACTTTTTTCATACTCATACCTCCTTATGGAATATCGGTGATTTCTCCAATTAGCTCGAAATCGAAGTACCTATCTCCTTCACTTATATGGTAATTGATTATCTCTATTTCTGCGCAGTTTGAAAAGACAGTTCTCGAACTTTTCTCAATCTGCAGCCCGTTTGCTTTCGTTCCTTCTGGTTCGGCTAAGTAAAGCGATTTCACAGTAAGAGCTAGTCTGAAATACCATGAACTCAGTCGCCTTGCAGCCATAATTGTTTCTAGTGGAGCCAGGGATGTCACTATCGTAGTACAGATTATCAAAATTGCAATTAGTAGCGTGAAAGAAGCTACTCCCTTACCCTTTGGGCGAGATGGTCTTACCTCCGGCCACATCTCCCGTGAAATCCTCCTCTCTCACATGATTGAGAATCGCACAGTTTTTTCCTATCTTGGTGTTTTGGGGAACAACGACATCAGATCCGACAACCACAATTCCCGAATCGTAAATGTGAGGTTGTGATTCGTGTGGGACCTCATCGCCGTGTCCAATTACGACTCCGTCTTTCACAATCGTTCCCTCTCCTACAATGCCCTTTTCTATTACTACGTCATTGCCGATTTTCGAGTTAGTCATGATTACGGAATCCTTAACTGTTGATCCCTCACCTATTTGAACTCCCTGGAAA
The nucleotide sequence above comes from Mesotoga sp. BH458_6_3_2_1. Encoded proteins:
- a CDS encoding 5'-nucleotidase C-terminal domain-containing protein codes for the protein MKKVLLITLLLVMAVFVMAQRLTIVHINDTHGHIWPEGEYGGLAAVATLINQVRAENPNTIFLHAGDINTGVPESDLQDAAPDIVALNLMKLEAMAIGNHEFDNDASVLAKQMEIANFPFLSANIYKDGEPAFQEYVIKEVAGIKVAIVGFTAQETEILEYLYAKDYEWKDVIEVAKEIIPELEAQADVIIALTHMGSNPVLVGPNSWELAKAVDGIDVIVDGHSHTFYERPEIINETIIVSAGEWAKNLGKLELEIVDGTVIFVSFRNLPVIAEEIEPDFAVATVLDYFKKAGGEALNIVVGETTIKLEGDRGVVRAQDTNLGYLICDAMVWKSGANIAISNSGGIRASIEAGPITYRDILTVLPFGNTLYVVDVPGTSLREVLQFTATREAGQGAMPQVSGVTYVIENGEAKDILVNGAPIDDNKVYKVATNNYLASGGDGYEALAGLSGYDTGFVLADVVVEFVGEISPITGYQDSGRITRK